One genomic segment of Pseudonocardia sp. T1-2H includes these proteins:
- a CDS encoding DUF6893 family small protein translates to MRTLGVLTTVVMAAALAGAVVLGVRSIPDVKRYLEIRRM, encoded by the coding sequence ATGAGAACGCTCGGAGTGCTGACCACGGTGGTGATGGCGGCCGCCCTGGCGGGCGCGGTCGTGCTCGGCGTGCGCTCGATCCCGGACGTCAAGCGCTACCTCGAGATTCGCCGGATGTAG
- a CDS encoding ABC transporter permease: MGGSTVVVGWQLAVALVALVALTVVTAVLGRLGTASASVVAALRAVAQLAAVSAVILAVVRSWWATVLFVLVMFTVATWTSARRMTRDRCGFYAGAAILAGVAPVLAIVLGSGAVPLTGIAVVPIGGIVIGGAMTATSVAGRRALDQLSARRGEYEAALSLGFMDRDAALIVVRPSAHDALVPALDQTRTVGLVTLPGAFVGVLLGSGDPVRAGAAQVLVLVGLLAAETVAVLVTVELVARGVIRRTSEQHT, encoded by the coding sequence TTGGGCGGATCGACCGTCGTGGTCGGCTGGCAGCTCGCGGTCGCCCTGGTCGCGCTGGTCGCCCTGACCGTGGTCACGGCGGTGCTGGGCCGGCTGGGCACGGCGTCGGCGTCCGTGGTCGCGGCACTGCGGGCCGTGGCCCAGCTCGCCGCCGTCTCGGCGGTCATCCTCGCGGTGGTCCGCTCCTGGTGGGCGACCGTGCTGTTCGTCCTGGTCATGTTCACGGTGGCCACCTGGACGTCGGCGAGGCGGATGACCCGCGACCGCTGCGGCTTCTACGCCGGGGCGGCCATCCTCGCCGGCGTCGCGCCCGTGCTGGCCATCGTCCTCGGCTCCGGCGCCGTACCGCTGACCGGCATCGCGGTCGTCCCGATCGGCGGGATCGTCATCGGCGGCGCGATGACGGCCACCTCGGTCGCCGGCCGCCGCGCCCTCGACCAGCTCAGCGCTCGCCGCGGCGAGTACGAGGCCGCGCTCTCGCTCGGGTTCATGGACCGCGACGCCGCGTTGATCGTCGTCCGTCCCTCCGCGCACGACGCCCTGGTGCCCGCGCTGGACCAGACCCGCACCGTCGGACTCGTCACCCTCCCCGGGGCGTTCGTGGGCGTCCTGCTCGGCAGCGGCGACCCCGTCCGCGCCGGGGCCGCGCAGGTCCTGGTCCTCGTCGGGCTGCTCGCCGCCGAGACCGTCGCCGTCCTGGTGACCGTCGAGCTCGTGGCCCGCGGCGTGATCAGGCGGACCTCCGAGCAGCACACCTGA
- a CDS encoding YncE family protein, with translation MTARPRHPAAFLLALALLLAAGCSTADPAPAAIAPVPHAARPVADPGLPGMAPVLDPHNVYAASGANMLSDVARTAKPLVYVPHTRSGDVWVIDPATFAVVAKYPLGAGELQHVVPSWDMKTLYASDDTRHKLTPFDPTTGRPGTPIPVTDPYNLYFTPDGRSAISVAEQRKELVFYDPHTWAVQDVLPTPDCAGIDHADFTADGRTAVFTCEFAGRVAVVDVATHKLLRTIDMPKRNMRMGPQDIKLAPDGSVFYIADSDQNGLWVLDGAATKVERTIPTGGGAHGLYLSRDATRLYVTNRHEGSVSVLDAYTGAPVTKWRIPGGGSPDMGNVTADGTQLWLSGRYDHAVYVLSTVDGHLIHKIAVGNGPHGLCVWPQPGRYSLGHTGITR, from the coding sequence GTGACGGCCCGACCCCGGCACCCCGCCGCGTTCCTGCTTGCCCTCGCCCTCCTGCTCGCCGCCGGATGTTCGACCGCCGATCCCGCGCCCGCCGCCATCGCTCCGGTCCCACATGCCGCACGCCCGGTTGCAGACCCTGGACTACCCGGGATGGCGCCGGTCCTCGACCCGCACAACGTCTACGCCGCGTCCGGGGCGAACATGCTCTCCGACGTGGCCAGGACCGCGAAACCTCTGGTCTACGTACCCCACACGAGGTCCGGGGACGTCTGGGTGATCGACCCCGCGACGTTCGCCGTGGTGGCGAAGTACCCCCTCGGCGCCGGCGAGCTCCAGCACGTGGTCCCCTCGTGGGACATGAAGACGCTCTACGCCAGCGACGACACCCGGCACAAGCTCACCCCCTTCGATCCGACGACGGGCAGGCCCGGCACCCCGATCCCGGTCACCGACCCCTACAACCTCTACTTCACCCCCGACGGGCGCTCCGCGATCTCGGTGGCCGAGCAACGCAAGGAACTCGTCTTCTACGACCCGCACACCTGGGCCGTCCAGGACGTCCTGCCGACACCCGACTGCGCCGGCATCGACCACGCGGACTTCACCGCCGACGGCCGCACCGCGGTGTTCACCTGCGAGTTCGCCGGGCGCGTCGCCGTGGTCGACGTCGCGACGCACAAGCTGCTGCGCACGATCGACATGCCGAAGCGCAACATGCGGATGGGTCCGCAGGACATCAAGCTCGCCCCGGACGGCTCGGTCTTCTACATCGCCGACAGCGACCAGAACGGCCTCTGGGTGCTCGACGGGGCGGCCACGAAGGTCGAGCGGACGATCCCCACCGGCGGGGGTGCGCACGGTCTCTACCTGTCCCGCGACGCCACCAGGCTCTACGTGACCAACCGGCACGAGGGCAGCGTCAGCGTCCTCGACGCCTACACCGGCGCGCCGGTCACGAAGTGGCGGATCCCCGGCGGTGGGAGCCCGGACATGGGCAACGTGACCGCCGACGGCACGCAGCTGTGGCTCTCCGGGCGCTACGACCACGCCGTCTACGTCCTCTCCACCGTCGACGGTCACCTGATCCACAAGATTGCCGTGGGCAACGGCCCGCACGGCCTGTGCGTCTGGCCCCAACCCGGGCGCTACTCCCTCGGGCACACCGGCATCACCCGGTAG
- a CDS encoding polysaccharide deacetylase family protein: MPSDPTAPPSRRAFLKAAGLLPLIGATACAAAPGPPAATPAPATTSPRAAAPTTAPHPVGEVQHSDTGRPQVALTFHGAGDEALARRVLTTLHHRGAAVTVLAVGTWMQQYPDAPRLVTDLGHEIGNHTWSHPDLTALDEAGVRAEIERCRDRIVTATGGPGAFFRPSQAQHATAEVRRLAAAAGYPAVLSYDVDSRDFTDPGAGAIRRNLRTAVAGSVVSLHLGHPGTLEALPGLLDDLAARGLTPVTASTLFG; encoded by the coding sequence GTGCCCTCCGACCCCACGGCCCCGCCGTCGCGGCGAGCCTTCCTCAAGGCCGCCGGGTTGCTCCCGTTGATCGGTGCGACAGCGTGTGCGGCCGCGCCGGGACCACCGGCGGCCACGCCCGCACCGGCCACCACCAGCCCCCGGGCCGCCGCACCGACGACCGCCCCGCACCCGGTGGGCGAGGTCCAGCACTCGGACACGGGGCGCCCGCAGGTGGCGCTCACCTTCCACGGCGCCGGCGACGAAGCCCTGGCCCGTCGTGTGCTCACGACGCTGCACCACCGTGGTGCGGCCGTCACCGTGCTGGCCGTCGGGACGTGGATGCAGCAGTACCCGGACGCCCCCCGGCTCGTCACGGACCTCGGCCACGAGATCGGCAACCACACCTGGTCGCACCCGGACCTCACTGCGCTCGACGAGGCCGGGGTGCGGGCGGAGATCGAGCGCTGCCGGGACCGCATCGTCACCGCGACCGGGGGCCCCGGCGCCTTCTTCCGGCCCTCTCAGGCGCAGCACGCCACCGCCGAGGTCCGTCGCCTCGCCGCGGCTGCCGGATATCCCGCCGTGCTGTCCTACGACGTCGACTCCAGGGACTTCACCGACCCCGGCGCGGGCGCCATCCGGCGGAACCTGCGGACTGCAGTCGCGGGTAGCGTCGTGAGCCTGCATCTCGGCCATCCCGGCACCCTCGAGGCCCTGCCCGGCCTCCTCGACGACCTGGCCGCCCGCGGCCTCACGCCTGTCACCGCCAGCACCCTGTTCGGCTGA
- a CDS encoding HypC/HybG/HupF family hydrogenase formation chaperone, protein MCLGIPGRVVGHVEGYGGQLVLVDVEGAHRKVNIGMLADEDQALAVGDWVLIHMGFAVERVDAAGAERAMTGLELMGRPREEVGPEGPP, encoded by the coding sequence ATGTGCCTCGGGATCCCGGGCCGGGTCGTCGGGCACGTCGAGGGCTACGGCGGCCAGCTCGTCCTCGTCGACGTCGAGGGCGCCCACCGCAAGGTGAACATCGGCATGCTGGCGGACGAGGACCAGGCGCTCGCCGTCGGTGACTGGGTGCTCATCCACATGGGGTTCGCCGTCGAGCGGGTCGACGCGGCCGGGGCCGAGCGGGCGATGACCGGCCTGGAGCTGATGGGGCGCCCGCGGGAGGAAGTCGGACCGGAGGGTCCGCCGTGA
- a CDS encoding DUF5947 family protein, whose product MSPAAHQVTDADHVDTESSTPESDLRAAGERIEMLLDASSAHGAMARERSEELVRLVADLYGAGLGRILDIVHDCGHLDGPVLDALAADDLVASLLLVHGLHPYDVETRIERALDEVRPYLGTHGGDVELLGVTDAGVVRLRLLGSCDGCASSSVTLKLAVEGAVEAAAPEITGIEVDTGGGQDAIGPVIPVSALRVRLDELDAAEADGRAGGSAWYPVPEPADVADGEVRGLVVAGAPVVVARVGPDLFAYRDGCPVCTGGLGERRWPAASAVRSARPCCGAPPAGRTSTSGARARPSTATATWNRCPCWCATTWCPSRCRPRGRCAHDHRRALSRGGGIVTGPAPRAGGSPIAVLGRIRARRPPPVDGGRCEMCAEAIGDVHVHVVNVAARSLLCTCRACYLLFTDEHAELRYRSVPDRFLSFPDFRLERPLWDALEIPVGLAFFFRNSVLDRTVAFYPGPAGAAESELPMGAWDDVVAANPQLRALAPDVEAIIVRGPDGGRTDFECFLVPIDACYELVGGLRQVWRGFDGGQDARALIDRFFATAASRSRPAPPGARP is encoded by the coding sequence ATGTCCCCCGCGGCGCACCAGGTGACGGACGCCGACCACGTGGACACCGAGTCCTCGACGCCGGAGTCCGACCTGCGGGCGGCCGGCGAGCGGATCGAGATGCTGCTCGACGCCAGCTCCGCCCACGGGGCCATGGCCCGCGAGCGGAGCGAGGAGCTCGTCCGCCTCGTCGCCGACCTCTACGGGGCCGGGCTCGGCCGGATCCTCGACATCGTCCACGACTGCGGACACCTCGACGGGCCGGTGCTCGACGCATTGGCCGCGGACGATCTCGTCGCCAGCCTGCTGCTGGTGCACGGGCTGCACCCCTACGACGTCGAGACGCGGATCGAGCGCGCGCTCGACGAGGTCCGGCCCTACCTGGGCACGCACGGGGGCGACGTCGAGCTGCTCGGCGTCACCGACGCGGGCGTGGTCCGGCTCCGGTTGCTCGGCAGCTGTGACGGCTGCGCGTCGTCGTCGGTCACCCTGAAGCTCGCCGTCGAGGGGGCGGTGGAGGCCGCGGCCCCCGAGATCACGGGGATCGAGGTCGACACCGGGGGCGGCCAGGACGCCATCGGCCCGGTCATCCCCGTCAGCGCCCTGCGGGTGCGGCTCGACGAGCTCGACGCCGCCGAGGCCGACGGCCGGGCGGGCGGCTCCGCCTGGTACCCGGTGCCCGAGCCGGCCGACGTCGCGGACGGCGAGGTGCGGGGACTCGTCGTGGCGGGCGCGCCCGTGGTCGTCGCCCGGGTGGGCCCGGACCTGTTCGCCTACCGCGACGGGTGTCCCGTCTGCACCGGCGGCCTGGGGGAACGGCGCTGGCCCGCCGCCTCGGCGGTGCGGTCGGCGAGGCCGTGCTGCGGTGCCCCACCTGCCGGACGCACTTCGACGTCCGGCGCGCGGGCGCGGCCCTCGACGGCGACCGCCACCTGGAACCGCTGCCCCTGCTGGTGCGCGACGACGTGGTGTCCCTCGCGCTGCCGACCCCGGGGCCGGTGCGCGCATGACCACCGACGTGCTCTTTCCCGCGGAGGCGGCATCGTGACCGGACCCGCGCCCCGGGCCGGGGGCTCCCCGATCGCGGTCCTCGGGCGGATCCGGGCCCGCCGACCGCCGCCGGTCGACGGCGGGCGCTGCGAGATGTGCGCCGAGGCGATCGGCGACGTCCACGTCCACGTCGTCAACGTCGCCGCCCGGAGCCTGTTGTGCACCTGCCGGGCGTGCTACCTGCTCTTCACCGACGAGCACGCGGAGCTCCGCTACCGGTCGGTTCCCGACCGGTTCCTCTCCTTCCCGGACTTCCGCCTCGAGCGGCCGCTGTGGGATGCCCTGGAGATCCCCGTCGGGCTGGCGTTCTTCTTCCGCAACTCGGTGCTGGACCGCACGGTCGCCTTCTACCCCGGGCCGGCGGGCGCGGCCGAGTCCGAACTGCCGATGGGCGCCTGGGACGACGTCGTCGCGGCCAACCCGCAGCTGCGCGCGCTCGCCCCCGACGTCGAGGCGATCATCGTCCGCGGCCCGGACGGGGGGCGAACCGACTTCGAGTGCTTCCTGGTCCCGATCGACGCCTGCTACGAGCTGGTGGGCGGGCTGCGGCAGGTGTGGCGCGGCTTCGACGGCGGGCAGGACGCCCGGGCCCTGATCGACCGGTTCTTCGCGACCGCGGCCTCCCGCAGCCGGCCCGCGCCACCCGGGGCCCGGCCGTGA
- a CDS encoding undecaprenyl-diphosphate phosphatase, with the protein MSGLSWAEAIVVGAVQGVAELFPVSSLGHSILLPAVVGGSWAQDLDVSSPESPYLAFVVGLHVATAVALLIYFRRDWARIVRGLVTSIARREVRTPDQRLGWLLVLATIPVGVAGLLLEHLFRTVFSKPGPTAAFLVLNGILLLMGERMRSRADTREAALAAAVPTSDSPTVVLPAAAGGPETGVAVDRRISRVPVGRAVLIGAAQIAALLPGISRSGSAMVAGLAQGLSRTDSARFSFLLATPVILAAGVLKLGDLAGPLGDGIRPQILVGSLLSGVGAYLSVRFLTRYLEDRSLRPFGIYCIAAGAACLVWFAVR; encoded by the coding sequence GTGAGTGGGCTGAGCTGGGCCGAGGCGATCGTCGTCGGTGCGGTGCAGGGGGTGGCGGAGCTCTTCCCGGTCTCCAGCCTGGGACACAGCATCCTGCTGCCTGCGGTGGTCGGCGGCAGTTGGGCACAGGACCTGGACGTCAGCTCGCCGGAGTCGCCGTACCTGGCGTTCGTCGTCGGCCTGCACGTCGCCACCGCGGTCGCGCTGTTGATCTATTTCCGCCGGGACTGGGCCCGGATCGTGCGGGGGCTGGTGACCAGCATCGCCCGCCGCGAGGTACGGACCCCCGACCAGCGTCTGGGCTGGCTGCTGGTCCTGGCGACGATCCCGGTCGGGGTGGCCGGACTGCTGTTGGAACACCTCTTCCGCACGGTGTTCAGCAAGCCCGGGCCGACCGCGGCGTTCCTGGTGCTGAACGGGATCCTGCTGCTGATGGGGGAGCGGATGCGCTCGCGCGCGGACACCCGCGAGGCCGCGCTGGCCGCCGCCGTCCCCACCTCGGACTCTCCGACGGTGGTGCTCCCCGCGGCCGCCGGCGGCCCCGAGACCGGAGTGGCCGTCGACCGCAGGATCTCCCGGGTCCCGGTCGGCCGGGCCGTGCTGATCGGGGCCGCGCAGATCGCGGCGCTGCTGCCGGGGATCAGCCGTTCGGGCAGCGCGATGGTCGCCGGGCTCGCGCAGGGGCTGTCCCGGACGGACTCGGCCCGCTTCTCGTTCCTGCTGGCCACACCGGTGATCCTCGCCGCCGGGGTGCTGAAGCTGGGTGACCTGGCCGGCCCGCTGGGGGACGGGATCCGGCCGCAGATCCTGGTCGGCAGCCTGCTGTCCGGCGTCGGGGCCTACCTGTCGGTGCGGTTCCTGACCCGGTACCTCGAGGACCGGTCGCTACGGCCCTTCGGGATCTACTGCATCGCCGCCGGAGCGGCGTGCCTGGTGTGGTTCGCGGTGCGCTGA
- a CDS encoding hydrogenase maturation protease: MRDGTGTVEPRILVAGIGNIFCQDDGFGPAVAGRLLGRPRHPAVRVVDYGIRGMHLAFDLLDGVDALVLVDALPGAGEPGELTVLQVGPDDIGDAPFDAHAMSPVAVLASLGSLGGQLPPTIVVGCRPLDVGPGIGLTPVVSRAVAGAVAEVEERVERLVADLPTPRPAGTTPRSEA, from the coding sequence ATGCGGGACGGGACGGGCACGGTGGAACCGCGGATCCTGGTCGCCGGGATCGGGAACATCTTCTGCCAGGACGACGGGTTCGGGCCCGCGGTGGCCGGGCGGCTCCTCGGGCGCCCCCGGCACCCCGCTGTGCGCGTCGTCGACTACGGCATCCGCGGGATGCACCTGGCCTTCGACCTGCTCGACGGCGTCGACGCGCTCGTCCTCGTCGACGCGCTGCCCGGCGCGGGCGAGCCCGGCGAGCTGACGGTGCTGCAGGTGGGCCCCGACGACATCGGGGATGCCCCGTTCGACGCCCACGCCATGAGCCCGGTCGCCGTGCTCGCGAGCCTGGGTTCGCTGGGCGGGCAGCTGCCGCCGACGATCGTCGTCGGCTGCCGGCCGCTCGACGTCGGCCCGGGGATCGGGCTGACCCCGGTCGTCAGCAGGGCGGTAGCGGGGGCGGTCGCCGAGGTGGAGGAGCGGGTCGAGCGCCTCGTGGCGGACCTGCCGACACCCCGTCCGGCGGGCACCACGCCACGGTCGGAGGCCTGA
- a CDS encoding nickel-dependent hydrogenase large subunit: MTTTVPKPSQSGTTSGRELVDMAWDPITRIVGSLGIYTKIDFKQREVVECHSTSSIFRGYSIFMKGKDPRDAHFITSRICGICGDNHATCSCYTQNMAYGVKPPHLGEWIVNLGEAAEYMFDHNIFQENLVGVDYCEKMVAETNPGVLELANRTEAPHAGEHGYRTVGDIMRSLNPFTGEFYREALQVSRLTREMFCLMEGRHVHPSTLYPGGVGTVATIQLMTDYMTRLMRYVEFMKKVVPMHDDLFDFFYEALPGYEKVGLRRTLLGCWGSFQDPEYCNFEYKDMTDWGRKMFVTPGVVVDGKLVTTDLVEINLGIRILLGSSYYEDWQGQEMFVRNDPLGNPVDSRHPWNQHTNPVPQKRDLDDKYSWVMSPRWYDGKDYLALDTGGGPLARLWSTALAGLVDIGYVQSTGRSVKINLPKTALKGPVELEWKIPTAGSNTLERNRARTYFQAYAAACALHFAEKALVEIRAGHTKTWETFEVPDEGIGCGFTEAVRGVLSHHMVIRDGKIANYHPYPPTPWNASPRDSYGTPGPYEDAVQGQPLFEENDRDHFKGIDIMRTVRSFDPCLPCGVHMYLGDGKKLDLLHSPTQSVTGD, from the coding sequence ATGACGACGACCGTCCCGAAACCGTCCCAGTCCGGCACGACGTCCGGCCGCGAGCTGGTCGACATGGCGTGGGACCCGATCACCCGCATCGTGGGCAGCCTGGGGATCTACACCAAGATCGACTTCAAGCAGCGCGAGGTCGTGGAGTGCCACAGCACGTCCTCGATCTTCCGCGGCTACTCGATCTTCATGAAGGGCAAGGACCCGCGCGACGCGCACTTCATCACCAGCCGCATCTGCGGGATCTGCGGCGACAACCACGCCACCTGCTCCTGCTACACGCAGAACATGGCCTACGGGGTGAAACCGCCGCACCTCGGCGAGTGGATCGTCAACCTCGGCGAGGCGGCCGAGTACATGTTCGACCACAACATCTTCCAGGAGAACCTGGTCGGGGTGGACTACTGCGAGAAGATGGTCGCCGAGACCAACCCCGGCGTGCTGGAGTTGGCAAACCGCACCGAGGCCCCGCACGCCGGCGAGCACGGCTACCGGACCGTCGGCGACATCATGCGCTCCCTCAACCCCTTCACCGGCGAGTTCTACCGCGAGGCGCTGCAGGTCAGTCGCCTGACGCGGGAGATGTTCTGCCTGATGGAGGGGCGCCACGTCCACCCCTCCACGCTGTACCCGGGCGGCGTCGGGACCGTCGCCACCATCCAGCTCATGACCGACTACATGACCCGGCTCATGCGCTATGTCGAGTTCATGAAGAAGGTCGTGCCGATGCACGACGACCTCTTCGACTTCTTCTACGAGGCGCTGCCCGGCTACGAGAAGGTCGGCCTGCGCCGCACCCTGCTGGGCTGCTGGGGCTCCTTCCAGGACCCGGAGTACTGCAACTTCGAGTACAAGGACATGACCGACTGGGGACGCAAGATGTTCGTCACCCCGGGCGTCGTCGTGGACGGCAAGCTCGTCACCACCGACCTGGTCGAGATCAACCTGGGCATCCGGATCCTGCTCGGTTCCTCCTACTACGAGGACTGGCAGGGCCAGGAGATGTTCGTCAGGAACGATCCGCTCGGCAACCCGGTTGACAGCCGGCACCCGTGGAACCAGCACACCAACCCGGTGCCGCAGAAGCGGGACCTCGACGACAAGTACAGCTGGGTGATGTCCCCGCGCTGGTACGACGGCAAGGACTACCTGGCCCTCGACACCGGCGGCGGCCCGCTGGCCCGGCTGTGGTCCACCGCACTGGCCGGCCTGGTGGACATCGGGTACGTGCAGTCGACGGGCCGGAGCGTGAAGATCAACCTGCCGAAGACCGCGCTGAAGGGCCCCGTCGAGCTGGAGTGGAAGATCCCGACTGCCGGGTCGAACACCCTGGAGCGCAACCGGGCCCGGACCTACTTCCAGGCCTACGCGGCGGCCTGCGCGCTGCACTTCGCCGAGAAGGCGCTCGTCGAGATCCGCGCCGGGCACACCAAGACCTGGGAGACGTTCGAGGTCCCCGACGAGGGGATCGGCTGCGGTTTCACCGAGGCCGTGCGCGGCGTGCTCTCCCACCACATGGTCATCAGGGACGGCAAGATCGCGAACTACCACCCCTACCCGCCGACCCCGTGGAACGCCAGCCCGCGGGACTCCTACGGCACGCCGGGCCCCTACGAGGACGCGGTGCAGGGCCAGCCCCTCTTCGAGGAGAACGACCGGGATCACTTCAAGGGCATCGACATCATGCGCACGGTCCGCAGCTTCGACCCGTGCCTGCCCTGCGGGGTACACATGTACCTCGGCGACGGGAAGAAACTCGACCTGCTGCACTCGCCGACCCAGTCGGTCACGGGCGACTAG
- a CDS encoding DUF6084 family protein: MTELEFTVLDVVAEPYSAAPNLVAKLRIEETSGEPVHALVLRAQVRIDAHRRPYGPAEEQGLLDLFGPRNRWADTLKPFLWMHATAVVPGFSGSTDVDLVLPCTYDFDVAGAKYLHALRNGSVPLELLFSGTVFARGETGFSVTQIPWDREARHEMPVAVWRELMDLYFPGSGWVRLDRDTLDALSRYKSTRGLTTWEAALGQLLAEAEEAAR; the protein is encoded by the coding sequence GTGACGGAGCTCGAGTTCACCGTCCTCGACGTCGTCGCCGAGCCCTACAGCGCCGCACCGAACCTGGTGGCCAAGCTCCGGATCGAGGAGACCTCCGGCGAGCCGGTGCACGCCCTGGTGCTGCGGGCCCAGGTCCGCATCGACGCGCACCGCCGCCCCTACGGGCCGGCCGAGGAGCAGGGGCTGCTCGACCTGTTCGGGCCGCGCAACCGCTGGGCGGACACCCTCAAACCGTTCCTGTGGATGCACGCCACCGCCGTGGTCCCGGGCTTCAGCGGCTCGACCGACGTCGACCTGGTATTGCCTTGCACCTACGACTTCGACGTGGCCGGCGCGAAGTACCTGCACGCGCTGCGCAACGGCAGCGTTCCGTTGGAACTGCTGTTCAGCGGAACCGTGTTCGCCCGGGGCGAGACGGGGTTCTCCGTCACCCAGATCCCGTGGGACCGCGAGGCCCGCCACGAGATGCCGGTGGCGGTGTGGCGCGAGCTGATGGACCTGTACTTCCCGGGCTCCGGCTGGGTGCGGCTCGACCGCGACACGCTCGACGCGCTCTCGCGGTACAAGTCCACCCGCGGGCTCACCACCTGGGAGGCGGCGCTGGGGCAGCTGCTGGCCGAGGCGGAGGAGGCGGCGCGATGA
- a CDS encoding NADH-quinone oxidoreductase subunit B family protein, with translation MLSAEGIKAEETLIHVLWINAGLSCDGDSVALTAATQPSIEEIALGALPGLPKIAVHWPLIDFECGPAGGADDFLEWFFKADRGELEPFVLVVEGSIPNEQLHDEGYWCGFGNDPATGQPVTTSEWLDRLAPKATAIVAAGTCATYGGIHAMAGNPTGAMGVPDYLGWDWKSKAGIPIVCVPGCPVQPDNLSETLTYLLYMATGQAPMIPLDDALRPTWLFGRTVHEGCDRAGYYEQGDFATEYGSPKCIVKLGCWGPVVKCNVPKRGWINGVGGCPNVGGICIGCTMPGFPDKFMPFMDEPPGGRLSTTASGVYGSVIRNLRAVTTKTLDKEPRWRKRSRELATGARRTW, from the coding sequence ATGCTCTCTGCCGAAGGAATCAAGGCCGAGGAGACGCTGATCCACGTTCTGTGGATCAACGCAGGTCTGAGCTGCGACGGGGACTCCGTCGCGCTCACCGCGGCCACCCAACCCAGCATCGAGGAGATCGCGCTCGGTGCGCTGCCCGGGCTACCCAAGATCGCGGTGCACTGGCCGCTGATCGACTTCGAGTGCGGACCCGCCGGCGGCGCGGACGACTTCCTCGAGTGGTTCTTCAAGGCCGACCGCGGCGAGCTCGAGCCCTTCGTCCTGGTGGTCGAGGGGTCGATCCCGAACGAGCAGCTGCACGACGAGGGCTACTGGTGCGGGTTCGGCAACGACCCGGCCACCGGTCAGCCCGTCACCACCAGCGAGTGGCTGGACCGGCTCGCACCCAAGGCGACGGCGATCGTGGCCGCCGGGACCTGTGCGACCTACGGCGGCATCCACGCCATGGCGGGCAACCCGACCGGGGCCATGGGGGTCCCCGATTATCTCGGCTGGGACTGGAAGTCGAAGGCCGGCATCCCGATCGTGTGCGTGCCCGGCTGTCCGGTGCAGCCCGACAACCTCTCCGAGACCCTGACCTACCTGCTCTACATGGCCACCGGCCAGGCGCCCATGATCCCCCTGGACGACGCGCTGCGGCCCACGTGGCTCTTCGGGCGGACCGTGCACGAGGGCTGCGACCGGGCGGGGTACTACGAGCAGGGCGACTTCGCCACCGAGTACGGCTCGCCCAAGTGCATCGTCAAGCTCGGCTGCTGGGGCCCCGTCGTCAAGTGCAACGTCCCCAAGCGGGGCTGGATCAACGGCGTCGGCGGCTGTCCGAACGTGGGCGGGATCTGCATCGGGTGCACCATGCCCGGCTTCCCGGACAAGTTCATGCCCTTCATGGACGAGCCACCCGGCGGCAGGCTCTCCACGACGGCGTCCGGCGTGTACGGCTCGGTGATCCGCAACCTGCGCGCGGTCACGACGAAGACGCTGGACAAGGAACCCCGCTGGCGCAAGCGCAGCCGCGAGCTCGCCACCGGGGCCCGCCGCACCTGGTAG
- a CDS encoding DUF998 domain-containing protein: MASSPDAACPDCPADRAAGCLSAAQVVVVACAPLLLALAWTAAALVQARPYDWTAQTISVLAGRGATHSWIMTAGLLLAGGTYLGLAVQLRVLTARSRTVLAAAGTGVVVAALAPQPVQGSSPVHMGAAACAWVALTVWPLTANLHTAARPLPRFRIAVTGVLLVQLAWFLLQLIDGGALLGAVERLLMISQMAYPTYVARHLRRPGPSPGEPDQGRAPHAVPRPAV; encoded by the coding sequence ATGGCGAGCAGCCCCGACGCGGCCTGCCCGGACTGCCCGGCTGATCGGGCCGCGGGCTGCCTCTCCGCCGCGCAGGTCGTGGTCGTCGCCTGCGCGCCGCTGCTGCTCGCGCTCGCGTGGACGGCGGCGGCGCTGGTGCAGGCCCGTCCCTACGACTGGACCGCCCAGACCATCAGCGTCCTGGCCGGCCGCGGGGCCACCCACTCCTGGATCATGACGGCCGGTCTCCTGCTGGCCGGCGGCACCTACCTCGGTCTGGCGGTACAGCTCCGGGTGCTGACGGCCCGGTCCCGGACCGTCCTCGCCGCTGCCGGTACCGGGGTGGTCGTGGCGGCGCTCGCGCCCCAGCCGGTCCAGGGCAGCTCGCCTGTCCACATGGGCGCCGCGGCCTGCGCCTGGGTCGCGCTGACGGTGTGGCCGCTCACGGCGAACCTGCACACCGCGGCGCGGCCGCTCCCGCGGTTCAGGATCGCGGTCACGGGCGTGCTGCTGGTTCAGCTCGCCTGGTTCCTCCTGCAGCTGATCGACGGTGGCGCGCTCCTGGGCGCCGTCGAGCGCCTGCTCATGATCAGCCAGATGGCCTACCCGACGTACGTCGCCCGGCACCTGCGCCGCCCCGGCCCCTCGCCGGGGGAGCCTGACCAGGGACGTGCTCCTCACGCGGTGCCGCGGCCCGCGGTGTGA